TTCAGTCAATAATCTCTGTGACTAACCACGAGAATAGATGGTACTGACCTGACAAAATGTTCAGAGACAACTCCACCACCAAGACGACCCACAAAATTGCAAAAGCTGAAGAGAGACACCAAGATTTTGGTCTCATGCACACCTTGTGCAATCCCTATCTGTGCTAGATTATTAAGAACAGTCACCCCAGAACCAACCCCAACAAAGTAAACCAAGAACAGAAGCCAGAAGTCTGCCTTGATTACAGCTTCACTAAATTTAAAATCTTCCCCCCTTTTGggcctcctcttcttcttcactgcCCCCTCACCCTCAGCAAGAAGCATAGCCACCTCAGACACATCCTCACTTTCATGAAAACTTCCCAGGTTTTTTGCTGATGAAGATGGTGTCAGCAGTGGTTCAGTTTTGTCTGAATTGCCTTCTCCTTGAACCAGACCGTCTGAAGACCCAATTGATTGGTCTAGTGTCCCTGATTTCCTTGTTCTCATGGGGTTCAGCGTCATTTTTACAGGAATTGCAAGTGGAGCCATGAGAAGTAGAAtcattataaaaacaaaagtatagGAAATTAGAGGACTCAAAGAATATGTATCAGCCATTATCGTGGTCGTCAGAAGATATAAGCCAAGCACAATACTTGAAGCTTGGATGAAAAGAAAATGGCGATGCGCCTCAAAGTCATCATCAGAAGCTGGAGCACAAGGCCTAACAAAGTACATCATAATGAAACATAGAACAGGAATCCCAATTGCGAGGAACAACAAAAGGTTAGAAGAGGAACTATGAAGCAGCACACTGTAAATTTCTGTAAAAACCGCAGCACTGAGCCCCACATAACCTTTGAGAATACCTGCAACAGTTCCTCGACTGAGAGGGAAGTTTCTCATGTTGGTCACAATAACAGCAGTGCTAAACCAAGCATTACTATTAGCAGCAACACAAAGAGCAAGCCATAACTGTGATATCATAAAAGGAAGAAGATTACATTTTGATCTTTTCGCCAAAAGTATCTTATTTGAGCTAACTAAATGCACCAACAACCACACTTCTCAAAATAAATCTCCACAAAATTGATGTGCCAAAAGAAGCTACCTATATGCTCACATACGACTGAGAAACTTGAATTTCTTTACAGTTCAAGTGGATGGAAGTctttaaagaaataatttgGATTTCAATTTTTGGTTCAAATAACTTCAATAAAGTATGAGAGGGAAAAAAGATTCTATTGATAAAATTCATGGATGGGTTTAAGCTCTATTAATATGTTCATTTGAAATGAACGGGTGTATGAGTATGATATTATTCAAATCCATAACATCACAAGTGCTTTTGAACAGAATCGTATAAGCTCAGACTCATGGTGTGTTGTTCAGATCCATATTCAAGCAATTATCCTCAATTCCAATTGCAACCCAAAGGAATAATATTTCTCCATGCCAGATAAACAGTTAGACTTATGActcattatttaaaattttcaacaaatggAAGTTTATTGTAGTTACAGAAGAGGTAAGAATCCTATTTCCACCAGTAGTAACTTCTGGTTGATTCACTCATTTGAAGGGTAACTAATAGAGGATGCCCCTTTGAGCCAGAAATATGACACCTCAGTTTGCAATCTCCtccccccacacacacatacacaaattaTCCTCATTTCTGAGTCATGAATCAAAGGATCATAAGTTTGAGAACTAGGGATGAAGAAAGAAGACAACCTCAGATAATACAGGTTTCAGATGAGCCCTACTCCTAtctcatatattaattatataggATTCATTCACCACTACCTTAAGAAACTTTAGCATTTTATAATTATACCTATCATTCCATTAGGAAACAAGATTAGAATGAAACTATGTACATATGTTGAACCGATTAAATTAGTTGACATCAATAAAATCTATTacccaaaaaagggaaaagcatTAATCCCATCCACACAACACATACTCAGATAGCATTTTTGAACTCCAAATCCaattaatcatttaaaaaaaaagtatccaaGAGAACccacaaaaaacccattaaTTAAAATCATCCAGCaaccaaaattaacaaaagggtatgccaaataaataaataaaagacgaATTACTTACCAACCAATAAGGAAGGGAAAGAACAGTACGGCTGACAGCGAGAAAGAGAATCCCAtaaccaaagaaacaaaagacaGAACCAATGATGAGAACAACCCAAGGAGGAAACCTGTCACAAACTACGCCTGGAAGGAGGCCAACGTTTTCACCAATATCGTTGGCCACACCGATCATGGTAAGCTGGTGCTGGTTAAAACCCAGAACTGATTTCAAGGAATGAGAGTAAAGTGGGAAAGTGTATGCATTGCCTGATGCAATTTCAACCCAAACTGCAGCTCCTAGCCCCACCCATGGTGGCCTTGTTCCTGCTTTCAGTGCCACCATAGCTACTATGCTCAGGAGCTAGTAAGAGAGCTTATAGGCTTATCTTCCTATTAAATTGGGAATTTTCAGTTTGAGGAAATGTATGGCAGACAGACACACAGGAGGAGAGTGAGGCAGAGAAAGAGAACAAAGAATGGTCTAATGTTGTCTGTCTGGttgtttaatataatattttgggTGTAGTCAGCAATGACTTTGCTTTTGCCTATATGTTTGGACTTCTCTACGGTTGAGTTTCCTGAAAgattgttattgatttttatatggGTCTGTAATAGATTTTTATATGAGTGTATTCATGATTTTATTATAGGAGGTGACTCTCTCGTTATTTCCCAGTCATTTTACCCCTCTTACGTTTCGTTTGCTTCAATTGTTTATAATATGTTGTCTTTTATGGATGAATTTTGTCATGTTCATATCTCCCATGTAGGTAAACAATACAATTGCTCAACTAATTTGTTaactaaaaaagttttaatcattggtgattttttttttttgcttgaattgAAGATaatccttattttctaaaataagcTATTCTCTATGATGTAATAATTGTTTTTCATATTGAATAAGGTTTGATATATTCCTATATAAAAAGAATTGACAGATAATTGTGAAATTGATTAGGACTCTAAACATCATTTCCATTGACGCAGATATCACAATCTATTACTtctataattgaaaaaaataaagtaaagaaaacgagttattctttctttcttatactAATTTAGAAGCCATACAAGATAAAAGTCTCATGCACagttttaaatatgaaatttgtcCTATATTTAGacttattaatttttgaatagGAGTAATATTCTTCCTTTTTAGTTGGGGAGGTTGTGTGGAGTCTTGACATGTGTAGGCGTTCAAATTGacatttacatttttattatattttttttgtggcGGTGGGGAGTGGGGACACGATGTTGCGCAAAGCTTTTTACATGCAACGGTGGATACAATTTACTTGAAGCAATCAATTGATCTGGCTTCTGGCCCACCCAAAATACTTTTCTTTGGTTGCTAATGCCTTCATTGCCTTGTATCTTTCATTGTTAATAAATCTAGTTCAGTGGTTCCGTTTCAGTTTAGATAATGATTATTAATAATgtcaaaataatgataaattaaatttattcaCCTTACCAACCTGTTGGATAGGTACATTTGAGCCCTGAGTCCAGACCTCTCGCTGGTACAaaagcaagaaagagagaaatcattCAACTTTAATGCCAATGAAGTAATGATTTTATTCCTCAATAATTACAATGCCGACggtctaataattttttaaatattgaaattaaaaattaaaatatttactcttttttttaagaaaataaaatattcacttTTTTAATATCAGTTCttagattaataaaaattttaatcttttactttttaccttcttaacttttttttctatgCATTTTCATGGTGCAATAGCATTGAATCCAAATCCACTCCACGAATTCCAAAGGGTGTGGCATATTGGTCAGGCGAACTTTGGGACGAGTGGTAAAACCCTGACGTCTTGAGTTTGAGTAGCCATACGTTCATTCACTCCCTTGAGATCATTAGATTGGGGGAATTTAATTGCCCCTTGAATTACCTGAGATGTATTTGTAAAAAACTTCTTGTCGAGGGTAATTCAAGAGACAATTGGAAGATGGTTCAAACTTAACACCAATGGATCATTTTGGAAATCCAAGTCTTGCCTGAGGTGGATGGTAATTTGAGACAATGTGGGAGGAAATTGGGCgatgaaattttcaaaacctATAGGGTGAACACTACCAATGTGTTGGCTAGAGTTTTGAATATTAAAAGATGGCTTATTATTGGGGTTAGCACTCACAGCAGtggtgctaaatagctatattactattttttagcACCACTGATCACAAAAGAAGAgctacagcagtggagctatagccaaattttttttgcttctcagctacagtgcacatctaaagatagatgtgcactgtagatcaaaggtaaaaaaaatatatattattttattttgtgttcacACTATGattagaatattttatttatttttttctttctcctccttcccTATTCTACCCGTTGCTCCTCTCTCCCCTCAATTGGTCCTCACATTCTTCATTTCTTCCCGTTGCAAGCTTCAATTCCTCCACTCGTCGCCGACCTAAGCCCCTACCCAGCACCGACAACGCTGACCCAAGCCTTTGCCCAATGCCGACCCAAGAGCTGACAACGCCGACCGAAGCCCCTGCCTAGTGCCGACAATGCCAATTGATCTCTTCGTTCTCCGCCCCTATCTCTCTGCTATCTCATTTTTCCTCTACTCTGTCTCTCAATCTTTCTCCGTCTCAAACACCAAGACCCATGATTGCCGGtgctgggttttgattttgtcgCCGTGATTGACAAAACAGCGTTGTTGCCGTGATTGGGTTTTATGTTGATgggttctatttttattttgatgaatgagtATTGATTTTGTTGATGGTTAATGAATGGGGTTTGTTGATGGTTGATGAATGATGGCTGGATTTCTCTAGTTAATGaatggtggtggcggtggtggtggttgtgggtgtggttgtggctgatggtagaggtggttgtggatgttttttgggtaatgagatatattattttattgtagtggttatattattttattgtgatgtttatattattttattgtgttgaaagttaaaatagatctACTGCTGCAGTatatgtgtaggtaaaataaataaaataacttttggtgaagctaaaaaactaaatttttagctccactattgtggatgctcttaccAACTTATTACACATTGAACTTGAAGCTAAATATGttgttaatattttgaaaagcaGTATTTATACCAAACTTTTAATGGAATCCCAATTATTATTGACTACAAAAACCTTTAAAAGATGGTTCCTGACCCAAGATTATTGATCATGTCTATCGTGAAACCAATTATGTGCAAATGATGTAGCTAAACCTGCTGGAGCGtctcaatctttttgttttgttatacaTGTGGGTCTGTCGACAGACCACATGTGGTGGAAACTGGAAAGAATACCGGCATTTGATAAGACAAAGCTCTATTGGAATTGTCTGATTGATTTCGGAGACGCTTGTGGTTTGAATGGTTCTAGAAAAATGAAAGGGATGATAGATAATATGAGGAGGGGTTGGCAGATCTTAGCGGCAATATACCATACTACTGATCATCACCATtgacaactctctctctctctcccccaaaTGAAGTAATgatgttatttttgaaaattaatatattgtcactgcaatttttttttttaaatgaattagaGGCTTTTAAAAATtccttttgatatttttaatcaGTTTTACTAACATAATTTGAGAATGATAgtgcatatatataaatatatataggatAAATTACGTATTTAGTCCTTATATTTTATACCATATTTTAATGtgactacttaattaaaaaaatacatttctaTTTCACAAGAAAAAATCCATgtggcagaatcttaaaaggggaacttaaggaataacacctaaatactgtacttaagtcttacttttattatatactcTTATAATATAGTAACATAATACTTCCACCACTCATATTAACAATAgatctcattaattaaatttattaacaatagatctcattaattaaatttataacagGTGgaatacttaatattttttccttttttatttatttattgatctTCCTCGTGCCAACTTTTTGTAGCATGACACCAATCTTAAAGGGACCTATAtagattaaattattaatgtgggATCTTgtggtttcttcttcttttttggatggAAGGGATATTTTGGTTTCTAATTAAGCGTGATTCATTAGACCAGTTGATTTAGGACCTTTCCATTTGTGGAGAGGAATTATGCTACGGAAACAAGGTAGATTTCCTAGCATTTGTGGGTCCTTCTGAATTGTATGAGTATGAGAAATTTCCGCCCTATTTTTACAGGACATTGATTGAACCCCCACTCGTGACCTAAACCTAACAATTCGTTGAACTTAGGACCTACCGAGTACCGACCTAGTGGCTAGTACTACTTTATCAA
This DNA window, taken from Quercus robur chromosome 2, dhQueRobu3.1, whole genome shotgun sequence, encodes the following:
- the LOC126715504 gene encoding protein NUCLEAR FUSION DEFECTIVE 4-like isoform X2, which codes for MVALKAGTRPPWVGLGAAVWVEIASGNAYTFPLYSHSLKSVLGFNQHQLTMIGVANDIGENVGLLPGVVCDRFPPWVVLIIGSVFCFFGYGILFLAVSRTVLSLPYWLLWLALCVAANSNAWFSTAVIVTNMRNFPLSRGTVAGILKGYVGLSAAVFTEIYSVLLHSSSSNLLLFLAIGIPVLCFIMMYFVRPCAPASDDDFEAHRHFLFIQASSIVLGLYLLTTTIMADTYSLSPLISYTFVFIMILLLMAPLAIPVKMTLNPMRTRKSGTLDQSIGSSDGLVQGEGNSDKTEPLLTPSSSAKNLGSFHESEDVSEVAMLLAEGEGAVKKKRRPKRGEDFKFSEAVIKADFWLLFLVYFVGVGSGVTVLNNLAQIGIAQGVHETKILVSLFSFCNFVGRLGGGVVSEHFVSLYSLQVKDTSSDGLDDIYSNNHDYHIPSICFCNGWHSLYCNCTSWDLLWRSIFCHAPNCL
- the LOC126715504 gene encoding protein NUCLEAR FUSION DEFECTIVE 4-like isoform X1; amino-acid sequence: MVALKAGTRPPWVGLGAAVWVEIASGNAYTFPLYSHSLKSVLGFNQHQLTMIGVANDIGENVGLLPGVVCDRFPPWVVLIIGSVFCFFGYGILFLAVSRTVLSLPYWLLWLALCVAANSNAWFSTAVIVTNMRNFPLSRGTVAGILKGYVGLSAAVFTEIYSVLLHSSSSNLLLFLAIGIPVLCFIMMYFVRPCAPASDDDFEAHRHFLFIQASSIVLGLYLLTTTIMADTYSLSPLISYTFVFIMILLLMAPLAIPVKMTLNPMRTRKSGTLDQSIGSSDGLVQGEGNSDKTEPLLTPSSSAKNLGSFHESEDVSEVAMLLAEGEGAVKKKRRPKRGEDFKFSEAVIKADFWLLFLVYFVGVGSGVTVLNNLAQIGIAQGVHETKILVSLFSFCNFVGRLGGGVVSEHFVRSRTLPRTVWMTFTQIIMIITYLLFASAMDGTLYIATALLGICFGVQFSVMLPTVSELFGLKHFGLLSNFMALGNPIGAFLFSGLLAGYIYDNEAAKQHGLNQIGSSLTCLGPNCFRLTFLVLAAVCGVGTILSIVLTKRIKPVYQTLYSGGSFRLPQSTSH